A part of Solea solea chromosome 8, fSolSol10.1, whole genome shotgun sequence genomic DNA contains:
- the ier3 gene encoding radiation-inducible immediate-early gene IEX-1, translating into MYTRSNSVTTTVQQERFAFSRMATRSTEPEVFTFERIPAQATAMRSYVPIRPKKRCTRVMYPAKVRMHLPPPEKSQAKRWLVILCLVVLWQIYTEEECADGTLSSTDATVFPFQSAEEQARQLTQASVSSELLTTTQTEASVEHTIPGTACPTSGQEVESSRHFEQSAGKSYVVALLVYHRLGSDN; encoded by the coding sequence ATGTACACACGCTCCAACAGCGTCACCACGACGGTGCAACAAGAGAGATTCGCCTTCTCCCGGATGGCCACGCGCAGCACGGAGCCGGAGGTCTTCACATTTGAGCGGATCCCGGCTCAGGCCACCGCCATGCGCTCCTACGTGCCCATCCGGCCGAAAAAGCGCTGTACCAGGGTCATGTACCCCGCCAAAGTCCGCATGCATCTGCCCCCACCGGAGAAGAGCCAGGCCAAGCGCTGGCTGGTCATCCTGTGCCTGGTGGTGCTGTGGCAGATCTACACCGAGGAGGAGTGCGCCGACGGGACGTTGAGCAGCACCGACGCGACGGTTTTCCCATTCCAGTCCGCGGAAGAGCAGGCGAGGCAGCTCACACAAGCCAGTGTCAGCTCCGAGCTGCTGACAACCACACAAACCGAGGCATCTGTCGAACACACCATCCCCGGCACTGCCTGCCCCACGTCCGGCCAGGAGGTAGAGAGCAGCCGGCACTTCGAGCAGAGCGCCGGGAAAAGCTATGTGGTGGCTCTGCTGGTCTACCACAGGTTGGGCAGCGACAACTGA